From Solea senegalensis isolate Sse05_10M linkage group LG7, IFAPA_SoseM_1, whole genome shotgun sequence, a single genomic window includes:
- the LOC122772659 gene encoding uncharacterized threonine-rich GPI-anchored glycoprotein PJ4664.02-like isoform X3 — MKMKIVLVVILGLFTVVRTTPLNTVTQIPTKAEDEVLREAVTDGFLVDHFFPFTLSTNSPESNTSKSQVKQPTSSAPEKVDIDEGSGESTTSVLIQHGGVDSATTTWSDSPVQSSSTVSTTEFTFSSSIPPTNQSHQSSFTSSSVPNEDHSSVTPGHILVSQTTDPAVPSFNFLSTQSSDSGSGDGEDTAPISSVTFISSTETSTASSTSVVAKVHPRLFGDLEGSGSETTAETSTASSSFTTAPWRFSEPEGSGSSTTVKKVFVEPRINQFTPEVGLKLQKVKEHVTIASPRHGGSTPSWIIILGFIVGVAALVLLCVAIATRDKWNGPNQVSQPENKSDFLNQQRELEMETFLHKEEPRENGKAAEYTVIPLDELPESSLSH; from the exons ATGAAGATGAAGATTGTTCTTGTGGTTATACTTGGACTTTTCACCGTTGTCCGGACAACACCTCTTAACA CTGTGACCCAGATTCCCACCAAAGCAGAGGACGAAGTTCTCCGAGAGGCAGTGACGGATGGGTTCCTTGTTGATCACTTTTTTCCCTTTACCCTCTCAACTAATTCACCCGAAAGCAACACAAGCAAATCACAAGTCAAGCAACCCACCTCTTCTGCCCCCGAAAAGGTTGATATAGATGAGGGCAGTGGGGAGTCCACAACCTCTGTGCTAATCCAGCATGGAGGTGTTGACAGTGCAACCACAACTTGGAGTGATTCACCTGTTCAGAGCTCTTCCACAGTTTCCACAACGGAGTTCACATTCTCCAGTTCCATTCCACCTACTAATCAAAGCCATCAGTCAAGCTTTACCTCCTCATCAGTGCCAAATGAAGACCATTCAAGTGTCACTCCAGGCCACATCTTAGTCTCCCAAACTACTGATCCTGCCGTCCCCAGCTTTAACTTTCTGAGCACTCAGTCTTCAGATTCTGGGTCTGGAGATGGAGAAGATACTGCTCCAATATCCAGTGTGACCTTTATCTCCAGCACAGAAACCAGCACTGCTTCATCAACCTCCGTGGTTGCTAAAGTCCATCCACGGCTTTTTGGAGATCTTGAAGGATCAGGATCAGAAACGACAGCAG AAACTAGCACTGCATCATCATCCTTCACAACTGCTCCATGGCGGTTTTCTGAGCCTGAAGGATCAGGATCAAGCACAACAGTGAAAAAAGTATTTGTGGAACCACGTATTAACCAATTTACACCAGAAG tagGTCTTAAACTACAAAAAGTGAAAGAACATGTCACCATTGCATCACCACGACACGGCGGAAGCACACCAA GTTGGATCATAATCCTTGGTTTTATTGTTGGTGTGGCAGCACTCGTCTTGCTCTGTGTCGCCATCGCTACCAGAGACAA GTGGAATGGACCAAACCAGGTATCCCAGCCAGAGAACAAAAGTGACTtcttaaaccagcagagggagctagAGATGGAAACATTCCTGCACAAAGAAGAGCCCAGGGAGAATGGAAAGGCAGCAGAGTACACGGTCATCCCTCTGGATGAGCTTCCAGAAAGTAGTTTGTCACACTGA
- the LOC122772659 gene encoding uncharacterized threonine-rich GPI-anchored glycoprotein PJ4664.02-like isoform X1 produces MKMKIVLVVILGLFTVVRTTPLNTVTQIPTKAEDEVLREAVTDGFLVDHFFPFTLSTNSPESNTSKSQVKQPTSSAPEKVDIDEGSGESTTSVLIQHGGVDSATTTWSDSPVQSSSTVSTTEFTFSSSIPPTNQSHQSSFTSSSVPNEDHSSVTPGHILVSQTTDPAVPSFNFLSTQSSDSGSGDGEDTAPISSVTFISSTETSTASSTSVVAKVHPRLFGDLEGSGSETTAETSTASSTSVVAKVHPQVFGDLEGSGSETTAETSTASSSFTTAPWRFSEPEGSGSSTTVKKVFVEPRINQFTPEVGLKLQKVKEHVTIASPRHGGSTPSWIIILGFIVGVAALVLLCVAIATRDKWNGPNQVSQPENKSDFLNQQRELEMETFLHKEEPRENGKAAEYTVIPLDELPESSLSH; encoded by the exons ATGAAGATGAAGATTGTTCTTGTGGTTATACTTGGACTTTTCACCGTTGTCCGGACAACACCTCTTAACA CTGTGACCCAGATTCCCACCAAAGCAGAGGACGAAGTTCTCCGAGAGGCAGTGACGGATGGGTTCCTTGTTGATCACTTTTTTCCCTTTACCCTCTCAACTAATTCACCCGAAAGCAACACAAGCAAATCACAAGTCAAGCAACCCACCTCTTCTGCCCCCGAAAAGGTTGATATAGATGAGGGCAGTGGGGAGTCCACAACCTCTGTGCTAATCCAGCATGGAGGTGTTGACAGTGCAACCACAACTTGGAGTGATTCACCTGTTCAGAGCTCTTCCACAGTTTCCACAACGGAGTTCACATTCTCCAGTTCCATTCCACCTACTAATCAAAGCCATCAGTCAAGCTTTACCTCCTCATCAGTGCCAAATGAAGACCATTCAAGTGTCACTCCAGGCCACATCTTAGTCTCCCAAACTACTGATCCTGCCGTCCCCAGCTTTAACTTTCTGAGCACTCAGTCTTCAGATTCTGGGTCTGGAGATGGAGAAGATACTGCTCCAATATCCAGTGTGACCTTTATCTCCAGCACAGAAACCAGCACTGCTTCATCAACCTCCGTGGTTGCTAAAGTCCATCCACGGCTTTTTGGAGATCTTGAAGGATCAGGATCAGAAACGACAGCAG AAACCAGCACTGCTTCATCAACCTCCGTGGTTGCCAAAGTCCATCCACAGGTTTTTGGAGATCTTGAAGGATCAGGATCAGAAACGACAGCAG AAACTAGCACTGCATCATCATCCTTCACAACTGCTCCATGGCGGTTTTCTGAGCCTGAAGGATCAGGATCAAGCACAACAGTGAAAAAAGTATTTGTGGAACCACGTATTAACCAATTTACACCAGAAG tagGTCTTAAACTACAAAAAGTGAAAGAACATGTCACCATTGCATCACCACGACACGGCGGAAGCACACCAA GTTGGATCATAATCCTTGGTTTTATTGTTGGTGTGGCAGCACTCGTCTTGCTCTGTGTCGCCATCGCTACCAGAGACAA GTGGAATGGACCAAACCAGGTATCCCAGCCAGAGAACAAAAGTGACTtcttaaaccagcagagggagctagAGATGGAAACATTCCTGCACAAAGAAGAGCCCAGGGAGAATGGAAAGGCAGCAGAGTACACGGTCATCCCTCTGGATGAGCTTCCAGAAAGTAGTTTGTCACACTGA
- the LOC122772659 gene encoding uncharacterized threonine-rich GPI-anchored glycoprotein PJ4664.02-like isoform X2, whose amino-acid sequence MKMKIVLVVILGLFTVVRTTPLNTVTQIPTKAEDEVLREAVTDGFLVDHFFPFTLSTNSPESNTSKSQVKQPTSSAPEKVDIDEGSGESTTSVLIQHGGVDSATTTWSDSPVQSSSTVSTTEFTFSSSIPPTNQSHQSSFTSSSVPNEDHSSVTPGHILVSQTTDPAVPSFNFLSTQSSDSGSGDGEDTAPISSVTFISSTETSTASSTSVVAKVHPRLFGDLEGSGSETTAETSTASSTSVVAKVHPQVFGDLEGSGSETTAETSTASSSFTTAPWRFSEPEGSGSSTTVKKVFVEPRINQFTPEGLKLQKVKEHVTIASPRHGGSTPSWIIILGFIVGVAALVLLCVAIATRDKWNGPNQVSQPENKSDFLNQQRELEMETFLHKEEPRENGKAAEYTVIPLDELPESSLSH is encoded by the exons ATGAAGATGAAGATTGTTCTTGTGGTTATACTTGGACTTTTCACCGTTGTCCGGACAACACCTCTTAACA CTGTGACCCAGATTCCCACCAAAGCAGAGGACGAAGTTCTCCGAGAGGCAGTGACGGATGGGTTCCTTGTTGATCACTTTTTTCCCTTTACCCTCTCAACTAATTCACCCGAAAGCAACACAAGCAAATCACAAGTCAAGCAACCCACCTCTTCTGCCCCCGAAAAGGTTGATATAGATGAGGGCAGTGGGGAGTCCACAACCTCTGTGCTAATCCAGCATGGAGGTGTTGACAGTGCAACCACAACTTGGAGTGATTCACCTGTTCAGAGCTCTTCCACAGTTTCCACAACGGAGTTCACATTCTCCAGTTCCATTCCACCTACTAATCAAAGCCATCAGTCAAGCTTTACCTCCTCATCAGTGCCAAATGAAGACCATTCAAGTGTCACTCCAGGCCACATCTTAGTCTCCCAAACTACTGATCCTGCCGTCCCCAGCTTTAACTTTCTGAGCACTCAGTCTTCAGATTCTGGGTCTGGAGATGGAGAAGATACTGCTCCAATATCCAGTGTGACCTTTATCTCCAGCACAGAAACCAGCACTGCTTCATCAACCTCCGTGGTTGCTAAAGTCCATCCACGGCTTTTTGGAGATCTTGAAGGATCAGGATCAGAAACGACAGCAG AAACCAGCACTGCTTCATCAACCTCCGTGGTTGCCAAAGTCCATCCACAGGTTTTTGGAGATCTTGAAGGATCAGGATCAGAAACGACAGCAG AAACTAGCACTGCATCATCATCCTTCACAACTGCTCCATGGCGGTTTTCTGAGCCTGAAGGATCAGGATCAAGCACAACAGTGAAAAAAGTATTTGTGGAACCACGTATTAACCAATTTACACCAGAAG GTCTTAAACTACAAAAAGTGAAAGAACATGTCACCATTGCATCACCACGACACGGCGGAAGCACACCAA GTTGGATCATAATCCTTGGTTTTATTGTTGGTGTGGCAGCACTCGTCTTGCTCTGTGTCGCCATCGCTACCAGAGACAA GTGGAATGGACCAAACCAGGTATCCCAGCCAGAGAACAAAAGTGACTtcttaaaccagcagagggagctagAGATGGAAACATTCCTGCACAAAGAAGAGCCCAGGGAGAATGGAAAGGCAGCAGAGTACACGGTCATCCCTCTGGATGAGCTTCCAGAAAGTAGTTTGTCACACTGA